In the genome of Williamwhitmania taraxaci, one region contains:
- a CDS encoding RNA polymerase sigma factor produces MAEYSNAELLNGILGQNSDALRHLYKKFLPLVSTMIKNLHGHESDANDIFQEAIIIYYRRAKAGEIDKSMPVLPYLMSTCRIIWIKTSRDRQKENVIELDEQEIIDETSIYEAYRENKRKDLFYKHFKLLSKDCQNTLKAFFAGQSFAEMSTKLKISSEDFARRRKYLCKESLVKSIKSDHLFKEITALDGNEPF; encoded by the coding sequence TTGGCCGAATACAGCAATGCTGAACTTCTAAACGGTATCCTAGGGCAAAACTCGGATGCGCTTCGGCATCTATACAAAAAGTTTCTCCCGCTAGTTTCCACCATGATAAAAAACCTGCATGGGCATGAGAGCGACGCCAACGACATTTTCCAAGAAGCCATCATTATATACTACCGCAGAGCAAAGGCAGGAGAAATTGACAAGAGCATGCCGGTACTCCCCTACTTAATGTCTACGTGCAGGATAATTTGGATAAAGACCTCCCGCGATCGACAAAAGGAGAATGTCATAGAACTGGACGAACAAGAAATAATTGACGAGACCTCAATCTACGAAGCATACAGAGAAAACAAGCGAAAAGATCTTTTTTACAAACACTTCAAATTGCTCTCGAAGGATTGTCAGAATACGCTTAAGGCTTTCTTTGCTGGCCAGAGCTTCGCAGAGATGTCGACAAAGCTAAAAATATCCTCCGAAGATTTTGCCCGTCGAAGAAAGTATCTCTGCAAAGAATCTCTCGTAAAAAGTATTAAAAGCGATCACCTATTCAAAGAAATAACTGCCCTCGATGGAAACGAACCGTTTTAA
- the lptB gene encoding LPS export ABC transporter ATP-binding protein, whose protein sequence is MKLYTQNLVKRYHSRTVVNGVSVEVNQGEIVGLLGPNGAGKTTTFYMTVGLIKPNEGKIFLDDLDITNDPVYKRAQRGIGYLAQEPSVFRKMSVEDNIRSVLEMSDMSKVDQHEKVESLLEEFGLQKIRKSLGIQLSGGERRRTEIARALAIDPKFILLDEPFAGVDPIAVEDIQTIVAKLKSKNIGILITDHNVHETLSITDRAYLLFEGKILCSGSAQELSEDPMVRKVYLGQNFELRK, encoded by the coding sequence ATGAAGCTTTATACACAAAATCTGGTAAAAAGATATCACTCCCGCACCGTTGTGAACGGAGTTTCGGTAGAGGTAAATCAAGGCGAAATTGTGGGATTGCTTGGACCTAACGGTGCAGGAAAAACCACGACATTCTACATGACTGTAGGCCTAATTAAACCGAATGAGGGAAAGATCTTTCTGGATGATTTAGACATTACCAACGACCCAGTATATAAACGCGCCCAGCGGGGCATTGGATATTTAGCTCAAGAACCATCCGTATTCCGAAAGATGAGCGTTGAAGACAACATCCGTTCTGTATTGGAGATGTCGGACATGAGCAAAGTTGATCAGCACGAAAAGGTAGAAAGCCTGCTCGAGGAGTTTGGTTTGCAAAAAATTCGAAAAAGTCTAGGCATACAGCTTTCAGGTGGTGAGCGCAGGCGTACCGAGATTGCACGGGCTCTGGCCATCGATCCAAAATTTATTTTGCTCGACGAACCCTTTGCCGGTGTTGATCCCATCGCCGTAGAGGATATCCAAACCATCGTAGCCAAGCTCAAGAGCAAGAATATTGGAATTCTGATTACAGACCATAACGTTCACGAAACGTTATCGATAACCGACAGGGCATACCTGCTTTTTGAAGGGAAAATCCTCTGTTCTGGAAGTGCTCAAGAACTCTCGGAGGACCCTATGGTACGCAAGGTATACCTTGGACAAAACTTCGAATTAAGAAAATAA
- a CDS encoding CHAT domain-containing protein: MRCHLFGPLSSVVIIAFVFTASLQSKCYCAVKPNPDSLSRVYSDMGYEYGTAGNFTKAGEYFLKSIKLYSTTENPDSSILGARYYNLGSIMQQQGFTDSALAYYSSTVQLLKPLNSALSDLAIAYVEMGNCFLVRHEYQEAVNYTKQGIAILSAQPNPDYSRLVVANFKLSNTVAGIGNYDDAISIAKRNIVLAQKRMPKMLSAIYTGLGNTYLSRTNYEQAMHCYKLAEKSIERGEFLSLEDASHVYNNIGFLYRKLRKWEYAERYLEKSLASFKSFTGSSPSNIAQVISNIGEVNSDQKKYTEAIGRYQKALSVLRRPVSLHKTLALQSLYYSSSLAADIDQNLGDAYLNLFSQTKSSHYALKGLACFKEAIALVENSRIGLLGEEDKLRLSERYNEVFNKAVGAALILAQTNNAYVDVAFRYASKGKAAVLSESLRRINGLSMAGVPPEVQAKEQMIRQRIGVLSEMIYEEQKKKTPSKKYLESIDADLFGEQERYRLFLKSIETHYPKYYAAVFDTSSVSIKSIQKKLKTDQVYVEYVVHDSVLYTFAICCSSVHWKVQAMDAEFHRNLVTFKNELVPTDFGSVNAESLNRFAASSFYLYSKLLLPFRELIKGKTLIVAPHNELTSIPFCALLTAMPIRPKGYYALPYLIKSNALLVSLSSKEFVGNEYQYPKVFASSLSVAPSYKGSFEGSLSSRAAYREKLPELYGAEDEVKWVSQILSGDVVVGKDASETSFKRFAGNYDILHLAMHTFVDEKNPIFSKLIFFNSSDSVNDSYLNAYEVYGLKLNARLAILSACRSGDGSLVKGEGLMSLSRGFQYAGCPAMVVTQWLVDDFSGGAVVKNFARALKDGYSKSYSLRRAQLEFLESSDPLRSHPYFWAGYQVVGADDPVFVPLWQAILPFLVILIIGLQFFVGNLFGKTRVTLV; encoded by the coding sequence CTTCAATCTAAATGCTATTGCGCCGTTAAGCCAAATCCAGATAGTCTTTCTCGAGTTTACAGCGACATGGGTTACGAATATGGTACGGCTGGTAATTTTACAAAGGCTGGCGAATACTTTCTGAAATCGATAAAGTTGTATTCAACAACAGAAAATCCGGATAGCAGTATCCTTGGAGCTCGATACTATAATCTTGGAAGTATAATGCAACAGCAGGGGTTTACCGATTCAGCTTTGGCCTATTATTCAAGCACAGTGCAACTACTCAAACCCCTTAACTCAGCCCTGTCGGATCTTGCTATTGCGTATGTAGAGATGGGTAACTGTTTCTTGGTTCGTCATGAATATCAGGAGGCTGTAAACTACACAAAACAAGGTATTGCCATTCTGTCGGCTCAGCCAAACCCTGATTATTCCCGGTTGGTGGTTGCCAATTTTAAGTTGAGTAATACTGTTGCTGGAATCGGTAATTATGATGATGCCATCTCCATTGCAAAAAGAAACATAGTTCTTGCGCAAAAGCGCATGCCTAAGATGCTCTCAGCCATTTATACTGGACTTGGCAATACTTATCTGTCGAGAACCAACTACGAGCAGGCGATGCATTGTTATAAACTTGCCGAAAAATCCATTGAACGAGGCGAATTCTTAAGCCTTGAAGATGCTAGCCATGTCTATAATAATATCGGTTTTTTGTATCGAAAGTTGCGTAAATGGGAGTATGCTGAACGATACTTAGAAAAATCTTTGGCATCTTTCAAGTCCTTTACTGGGAGTAGTCCCAGTAATATCGCACAGGTAATCTCAAATATTGGGGAGGTGAATTCCGATCAAAAAAAGTATACGGAAGCAATTGGACGATATCAGAAAGCTTTGTCTGTCTTGCGTAGGCCTGTCTCCCTCCACAAAACTTTGGCTCTACAATCGCTCTATTATTCGAGTTCACTTGCGGCTGATATTGATCAAAATTTGGGTGATGCATATCTTAATCTTTTTAGCCAGACTAAATCCTCTCATTATGCTCTGAAAGGACTTGCATGTTTCAAGGAAGCCATTGCCTTGGTGGAGAATTCCCGAATTGGGCTGCTAGGTGAAGAGGATAAGTTGCGATTATCGGAGCGCTATAATGAGGTTTTTAATAAAGCGGTAGGTGCTGCTTTGATACTTGCACAAACGAATAATGCATACGTTGATGTAGCATTTCGGTATGCCTCAAAAGGTAAAGCTGCGGTACTTTCCGAATCACTAAGGCGGATAAATGGGTTATCGATGGCCGGAGTGCCACCCGAAGTGCAGGCCAAGGAGCAAATGATTCGCCAACGAATTGGAGTGCTTTCGGAAATGATATACGAAGAGCAAAAGAAAAAAACGCCTTCGAAGAAATACTTGGAGAGTATTGATGCTGATCTCTTTGGTGAGCAGGAGCGGTATCGCCTTTTTCTCAAATCAATAGAAACGCACTATCCGAAATACTATGCTGCTGTTTTTGATACATCATCCGTATCCATTAAATCGATTCAAAAAAAGCTTAAGACAGATCAAGTATATGTAGAGTATGTAGTCCATGATTCTGTATTATATACATTTGCAATATGTTGCAGTAGTGTCCATTGGAAAGTGCAGGCGATGGATGCCGAATTCCATCGAAATTTAGTGACTTTCAAGAATGAGTTAGTTCCAACTGATTTTGGAAGTGTAAATGCCGAAAGCCTTAATCGGTTTGCTGCGTCAAGTTTTTATCTCTATTCGAAGCTGCTTCTGCCTTTTAGAGAGTTAATTAAAGGAAAAACGTTAATTGTCGCGCCCCACAACGAACTAACTTCCATTCCGTTTTGTGCACTACTTACTGCAATGCCAATCCGGCCAAAGGGATATTATGCTTTGCCATATCTTATTAAGTCCAATGCTTTGCTGGTGTCACTCTCCTCCAAGGAATTTGTGGGGAATGAATATCAATATCCAAAGGTATTTGCTTCCTCGCTATCGGTGGCTCCTAGTTATAAGGGCTCTTTTGAAGGTAGTTTAAGCAGCCGTGCTGCATATAGGGAAAAACTTCCGGAACTTTATGGGGCCGAGGATGAGGTGAAATGGGTAAGTCAGATTTTGAGTGGTGATGTGGTTGTGGGGAAGGATGCTTCAGAAACCAGTTTCAAACGGTTTGCAGGTAATTACGATATTTTGCATTTGGCTATGCATACATTTGTCGATGAGAAGAATCCCATCTTCTCCAAACTTATCTTTTTTAACAGCAGCGATTCAGTTAACGATAGTTACCTAAACGCATACGAGGTGTATGGACTTAAGCTAAATGCGCGACTAGCAATATTGAGTGCTTGTCGCAGTGGTGATGGGTCATTAGTTAAAGGAGAGGGGTTGATGAGCCTCTCACGTGGGTTTCAGTATGCAGGATGCCCGGCAATGGTAGTTACCCAATGGCTAGTTGATGATTTTTCAGGTGGGGCAGTTGTGAAAAACTTTGCTCGTGCGTTAAAGGATGGGTATTCTAAAAGTTACTCCTTGCGGAGAGCTCAACTCGAATTTCTCGAATCGTCCGACCCACTCCGATCGCATCCTTACTTCTGGGCCGGTTATCAAGTGGTTGGTGCCGACGACCCAGTTTTTGTCCCGCTTTGGCAGGCAATATTACCTTTTTTAGTTATATTGATTATTGGATTGCAGTTCTTCGTGGGGAATTTGTTTGGAAAAACGAGGGTTACTTTAGTCTAA